A genomic window from Thunnus thynnus chromosome 12, fThuThy2.1, whole genome shotgun sequence includes:
- the fcer1gl gene encoding Fc receptor, IgE, high affinity I, gamma polypeptide like isoform X3 gives MYNVFHKSFRGTAGGGGSAVGVWFHSFKTDREPRTSCLLLLSFSELTSDTFLEISPTAYKGATKRDPLICSSPESLGNMNVCYILDGILILYGIILTVLYCRLRIHQTSKPVNNPEKQPAEGGIYAVRLLILMLKKTFKMAHDGKVTAYRKADGSELSHY, from the exons ATGTACAATGTTTTTCACAAGAGTTTTAGAGGAACTGCTGGGGGGGGTGGCAGTGCGGTAGGCGTGTGGTTTCACAGCTTCAAAACGGACAGAGAGCCCCGGACTTCCTGtttgctgcttctctctttctcagagCTCACTTCAGACACTTTTTTAGAGATCTCGCCGACAGCCTACAAAGGAGCAACAAAAAGAGACCCTCTTATCTGCAGTTCGCCTG aaTCCCTTGGAAACATGAACGTCTGTTATATCCTGGATGGGATCCTCATCCTCTACGGCATCATTCTCACCGTCTTATACTGCAGACTGAGG ATTCATCAAACCAGTAAACCTGTGAACAACCCTGAG AAGCAGCCCGCTGAGGGAGGCATCTATGCGGTGAGACTTCTCATTCTAATgcttaaaaagacatttaaaatggcACATGATGGAAAAGTGACAGCTTACCGCAAAGCGGACG GGTCTGAGCTCTCACACTACTGA
- the fcer1gl gene encoding Fc receptor, IgE, high affinity I, gamma polypeptide like isoform X2 produces MMRASLITVFLMINPACAESLGNMNVCYILDGILILYGIILTVLYCRLRIHQTSKPVNNPEKQPAEGGIYAGLSSHTTDTYESIKIDKKPIV; encoded by the exons ATGATGCGAGCGTCGCTCATCACCGTCTTTTTGATGATCAATCCTGCCTGTGCTG aaTCCCTTGGAAACATGAACGTCTGTTATATCCTGGATGGGATCCTCATCCTCTACGGCATCATTCTCACCGTCTTATACTGCAGACTGAGG ATTCATCAAACCAGTAAACCTGTGAACAACCCTGAG AAGCAGCCCGCTGAGGGAGGCATCTATGCG GGTCTGAGCTCTCACACTACTGACACCTACGAGAGCATCAAAATAGACAAGAAGCCGATTGTCTGA
- the fcer1gl gene encoding Fc receptor, IgE, high affinity I, gamma polypeptide like isoform X1 — translation MMRASLITVFLMINPACAESLGNMNVCYILDGILILYGIILTVLYCRLRIHQTSKPVNNPEKQPAEGGIYAVRLLILMLKKTFKMAHDGKVTAYRKADGSELSHY, via the exons ATGATGCGAGCGTCGCTCATCACCGTCTTTTTGATGATCAATCCTGCCTGTGCTG aaTCCCTTGGAAACATGAACGTCTGTTATATCCTGGATGGGATCCTCATCCTCTACGGCATCATTCTCACCGTCTTATACTGCAGACTGAGG ATTCATCAAACCAGTAAACCTGTGAACAACCCTGAG AAGCAGCCCGCTGAGGGAGGCATCTATGCGGTGAGACTTCTCATTCTAATgcttaaaaagacatttaaaatggcACATGATGGAAAAGTGACAGCTTACCGCAAAGCGGACG GGTCTGAGCTCTCACACTACTGA